The following are encoded together in the Coffea arabica cultivar ET-39 chromosome 1c, Coffea Arabica ET-39 HiFi, whole genome shotgun sequence genome:
- the LOC140005068 gene encoding uncharacterized protein translates to MRKRFVPSHYYRDLYQRLQTLVQGSRSVEDYYKEMEITMLRADIVEDREATMARFLNGLRPEIVELVELQNYVDMPELIDKASKIERRLKRRGNPRNPSFSATPVWRGNPTFEQERPSPGVSKFTPKTETPKPAPKATPRPSFDSSKPRSRDKCFKCQGFGHIASQCPNRRTMIVLPSRDVVSDDEDEFAKMPPLIDEGEDSEVEVEATTEQVGVALVARRALATQIKKMDKVQRDNIFYTRCHVKNRVCSLIIDVGCCTNVASTLMVDHLSLPTLRHPSPYRLQWLNESGDIKVTKQVVVPFRIGKYEDEVLCDIVPMQASHILLGRPWQYDKKTTHDGFTNKYSLHHNKKMTLVPLTPQQVCEDQLRLQQEHERELAKKSNDSKAIIKAPAARISTPSTSGRLDKRPSLLAKNREVRKLLLSKQVVYVLYCKEVILLSHEALTDLSPDISSLLQEFENVFPDEIPSGLPPLRGIEHQIDFVPGASLPNRRRPTRWVLKRLRRSRDKWMNS, encoded by the coding sequence ATGAGGAAACGGTTCGTACCCAGCCACTACTACCGTGATCTATATCAGAGGCTCCAGACATTAGTTCAAGGAAGCCgtagtgtggaggactactacaaggagatggagatcACCATGCTCCGAGCAGATATTGTGGAGGATAGAGAGGCAACTATGGCGAGATTCCTTAACGGCTTGAGACCTGAAATCGTCGAATTAGTGGAGTTGCAAAACTACGTGGACATGCCTGAGTTGATTGACAAGGCATCCAAGATCGAGAGAAGGCTTAAGAGGAGGGGTAACCCTCGTAACCCTAGCTTCTCAGCCACACCTGTGTGGAGGGGCAATCCAACCTTTGAGCAGGAACGGCCTAGTCCAGGGGTGTCCAAGTTTACTCCTAAGACCGAGACACCCAAGCCAGCCCCAAAGGCAACTCCAAGGCCTTCATTCGACTCTTCCAAGCCACGAAGCCGCGAcaaatgcttcaaatgccaaggattTGGGCACATTGCTTCTCAATGTCCCAATAGGCGTACCATGATTGTCCTACCGAGCAGAGATGTCGTATCTGACGATGAGGATGAATTTGCCAAGATGCCTCCATTGATCGATGAAGGTGAAGATTCCGAGGTGGAGGTTGAGGCCACTACTGAGCAAGTGGGTGTTGCTCTAGTAGCCCGCCGGGCTCTTGCAACCCAAATCAAGAAGATGGATAAGGTCCAACGTGATAACATCTTCTACACAAGATGTCATGTCAAGAATAGGGTATGTAGCCTCATCATCGATGTGGGTTGTTGTACAAATGTGGCAAGCACTCTCATGGTGGATCATCTTTCCTTGCCCACATTAAGGCACCCTAGCCCATACCGCTTGCAATGGCTCAATGAGAGTGGCGATATCAAGGTCACCAAGCAAGTGGTAGTGCCTTTTCGGATTGGGAAGTATGAGGACGAGGTCCTTTGCGACATCGTCCCAATGCAAGCTTCTCACATTTTGTTAGGACGACCATGGCAATATGACAAGAAGACTACGCATGATGGCTTTACCAACAAATACTCCTTGCACCACAACAAGAAGATGACGCTAGTCCCTCTCACACCTCAGCAGGTGTGTGAAGACCAACTGCGGTTGCAACAAGAGCATGAGCGAGAGTTGGCCAAGAAATCCAATGACTCTAAAGCAATCATTAAAGCACCAGCCGCGAGGATATCTACACCTAGTACTTCTGGGCGACTGGACAAGCGTCCAAGCTTGCTTGCAAAGAACAGGGAAGTTCGCAAGTTACTTTTATCCAAGCAAGTTGTTTATGTCCTATACTGCAAGGAAGTGATTCTACTCTCTCATGAGGCACTCACTGACTTATCTCCTGATATCTCTTCGttgttgcaggaatttgagaaCGTTTTTCCAGACGAGATTCCGAGTGGGCTACCCCCACTCCGAGGGATCGAGCACCAGATAGACTTCGTCCCTGGAGCATCCTTGCCAAACCGGCGCCGGCCTACAAGATGGGTCCTGAAGAGACTAAGGAGATCCAGAGACAAGTGGATGAACTCTTAG